The following are from one region of the Paenibacillus sp. KS-LC4 genome:
- a CDS encoding sugar ABC transporter permease: MHQFSYKTQRYLILFGFLTIPVLLSLTFSYYPAVSLLYYSLTDWSGLGWDMNFIGLDNYKEIFTKPEVFGALKNNAYYFVGGLIQVAFSLYFAVILTSKLRGRNGFRVILFLPYVLHSVATVIMFKNVYHVEYGSLNTLLGAIGLEAWQQSWLGDKHLVNFSLAFISMWKYMGLNMVIFIGALQSIPDDLYEAGSIDGASGWQKFRFITLPSIRKVLELMLILTLTGALEAFDIPYVMLLGANDTSTFVIKTVDTAFKYQNFGLASAMAVVLLMMVLLFIVIQRKFLFRGGK; this comes from the coding sequence ATGCATCAGTTCTCTTACAAAACGCAGCGATATTTAATTTTGTTCGGGTTTTTGACAATTCCCGTGCTATTGTCGCTGACCTTCTCGTATTACCCGGCCGTATCTTTGCTGTATTACAGCTTGACGGATTGGAGTGGTCTAGGCTGGGACATGAATTTTATTGGCCTCGACAACTACAAGGAGATTTTTACAAAGCCTGAAGTATTCGGGGCGCTTAAAAACAATGCTTATTATTTTGTCGGGGGTTTAATTCAGGTTGCCTTCTCGCTCTATTTTGCCGTCATATTGACGAGCAAGCTGCGGGGACGAAATGGGTTTCGAGTCATTTTGTTTTTGCCCTATGTGCTGCACAGCGTGGCAACGGTCATTATGTTCAAAAACGTTTACCATGTGGAATACGGCTCGCTAAATACGCTTCTTGGAGCAATTGGACTTGAAGCGTGGCAGCAAAGCTGGCTAGGCGATAAGCATTTGGTGAACTTCTCGCTTGCCTTCATTTCGATGTGGAAGTATATGGGGCTTAATATGGTTATTTTTATCGGCGCCTTGCAGTCGATTCCTGATGATTTGTATGAAGCGGGCTCAATTGATGGCGCATCAGGCTGGCAAAAGTTCAGATTTATAACGCTGCCAAGCATTCGCAAAGTGCTGGAGCTTATGCTTATTTTGACGTTGACTGGGGCGCTCGAGGCTTTCGATATTCCTTATGTCATGCTGCTGGGTGCGAACGATACGTCAACCTTCGTCATTAAGACGGTGGATACGGCATTTAAATATCAAAACTTCGGCCTTGCCTCGGCAATGGCGGTTGTCCTGCTTATGATGGTTCTGCTGTTTATCGTCATTCAGCGCAAATTTTTGTTCAGAGGAGGGAAATAG
- a CDS encoding response regulator, with product MDIVVVDDEERIRLGLCKLIEQAGEEYRIIGAYGSGQELLDQLDHIHPDFVLTDIKMPQMTGLQLISKVKRLGKNIKFAVLSGFNDFEFARESLRQGAEDYLLKPVNLEELIRLLAKVNSKVKQERSRSRLESGDLISLLLYADEKQLPSYVVEDVCGTIDQLPLFLHHYAVLLLTTAPELNVIQLERFMADWLREKIIITGEGGKRVILIAIHDSDHAESVRELSVTLLQRLPAFTRAKIGFSSIFRGSSWLTHAYSEAFSAYQHAWYNPEPRWSSGAAGRVAPVDHLLRLTHIVSKELLPALQMNDFALAQAKFEGWLQEAAAQRICWKELQEACFGISAHVAEELKKRSVQLEYGQVNMPIDPEASENWEAFAQGLRAGMEEICALLGSARTDNRAIDKVKSYIQQHFTEELELQRLADIVYLTPSYLSKLFKTETGETITDYMISVRIEAAKQLLRQEQGLKTYMVGERVGYADPAYFTKIFKKMTGLTPKEYRDKVR from the coding sequence ATGGATATAGTTGTGGTAGACGACGAGGAACGGATTAGATTGGGGTTATGCAAGCTGATTGAGCAGGCAGGCGAGGAATACCGAATTATTGGCGCCTATGGCAGCGGGCAGGAGCTGCTGGATCAGCTCGATCATATTCATCCCGATTTTGTGCTGACTGATATTAAAATGCCACAGATGACCGGGCTCCAGCTTATTTCCAAGGTGAAGCGGCTCGGTAAAAATATTAAATTTGCTGTGCTGAGCGGGTTTAATGATTTTGAATTTGCCAGAGAATCACTGCGTCAGGGGGCAGAGGATTATTTGCTAAAGCCAGTCAACCTTGAGGAGCTGATTCGCCTGCTTGCCAAGGTGAACAGCAAGGTCAAGCAGGAGCGCAGCCGCAGCCGCCTTGAGTCGGGCGATTTAATTAGTCTGCTGCTTTATGCGGATGAGAAGCAGCTGCCATCTTATGTCGTGGAGGACGTGTGTGGAACGATTGATCAACTGCCGCTGTTTCTGCATCACTATGCGGTGCTGTTATTAACGACTGCACCAGAGCTGAATGTCATTCAGCTGGAGCGGTTCATGGCCGACTGGCTTCGCGAAAAAATCATTATTACGGGTGAGGGCGGAAAAAGGGTTATCCTCATCGCCATTCACGATTCCGACCATGCCGAAAGCGTCAGAGAGCTGTCCGTTACGCTGCTTCAGCGACTTCCTGCCTTTACGCGCGCCAAAATAGGCTTTAGCAGCATTTTCCGTGGAAGCAGCTGGCTAACACATGCCTATAGCGAAGCGTTTTCCGCCTATCAGCATGCTTGGTATAATCCGGAGCCCCGCTGGTCCTCCGGTGCTGCCGGCCGTGTCGCGCCTGTCGATCATTTGCTGCGCTTGACGCATATTGTGAGCAAGGAGCTGCTGCCGGCGCTGCAAATGAATGATTTTGCCTTGGCGCAGGCGAAATTTGAAGGGTGGCTGCAAGAGGCCGCGGCTCAGCGCATTTGCTGGAAGGAGCTGCAGGAGGCCTGCTTTGGCATTAGCGCTCACGTTGCTGAGGAGCTGAAAAAACGCAGCGTCCAGCTTGAATATGGACAGGTGAATATGCCGATAGATCCTGAAGCAAGCGAAAACTGGGAAGCCTTCGCTCAGGGGCTCCGTGCTGGAATGGAGGAAATTTGCGCTTTGCTTGGCAGCGCGCGTACAGATAATAGAGCCATAGATAAAGTGAAATCGTACATCCAGCAGCATTTTACCGAGGAGCTTGAGCTACAGCGGCTTGCGGATATTGTATACTTGACGCCAAGCTATTTAAGCAAGCTGTTCAAGACTGAGACAGGCGAGACGATTACCGACTATATGATTTCTGTGCGGATTGAGGCGGCGAAGCAACTGCTGCGTCAGGAGCAGGGACTCAAAACGTATATGGTCGGCGAACGGGTAGGGTATGCCGATCCTGCTTACTTCACTAAAATATTTAAAAAAATGACGGGGCTAACACCGAAGGAATATCGCGATAAAGTTAGGTGA
- a CDS encoding sensor histidine kinase — protein sequence MGDSKFWLRRWTIFPATRMEAKLFIVFVLLIVIPVGGLTYISSLRYTNTIEKNTVTYAAEISDKMVSKLDDYTKDMKKISIIPSYLGEIQEGLKLSNRYYSQVEAETGGDLDQYYAKNMQMKMQIQRKIESSIYFMNNIKEGASSVYLFDAYGNPYYVMKSGGARAKLSEFYSRWNETAAAANGKPVLISTQEVSGDANRKRYVFTIVRNIIDSTYHSIGMIAVDASIEVIENIVNDLDETTRGTTLILDEAGTVIYDSEQAFLAENLSGDALLQQAEGQNGSYIVDKNGKEQLVIYRKSEESGWLTLILIPKEQVEAEAIQTRNYTGAAAIAIMTLALLISFVLIFALTKPMRELVKLMKQVQAGNLDVAFPVRRRDEVGMLGNAFNRMMARIQLLIENIYRIEQRKNQIELESLQRQINPHFIYNTLESIRMTAVLNDDPEAAEMVQLLGQQLRYSIHAGDEMVTASQEFEHLRMYMRLINDRFGNRYQLELPEGEAASSIQVMKLQFQPIVENSVNHAYEHSRESETMLISIGWRIVGKEQWFTVADDGCGMNEAQLQQVRNALSAAEPQGPSGRGIGLRNVHERLKLRFGPSYGLTIESELGKGTRVTIRMPLNQE from the coding sequence ATGGGAGATTCGAAATTTTGGCTGCGGCGCTGGACGATTTTTCCCGCAACCCGCATGGAAGCGAAGCTTTTTATTGTGTTTGTGCTGCTGATCGTTATTCCCGTTGGTGGGCTGACCTATATTTCATCGCTGCGTTACACGAATACGATCGAGAAAAACACGGTTACCTATGCAGCAGAAATTTCTGACAAAATGGTCAGCAAGCTCGACGACTACACGAAGGATATGAAAAAAATATCAATTATACCGTCCTATCTCGGTGAAATTCAGGAGGGGCTTAAGCTCTCAAATCGTTATTATTCGCAGGTGGAGGCCGAGACAGGCGGCGATTTGGACCAGTATTATGCTAAAAACATGCAGATGAAGATGCAAATACAGCGCAAAATCGAAAGCAGCATTTATTTTATGAACAATATTAAAGAGGGGGCCAGCAGCGTCTATTTGTTTGATGCATATGGCAACCCCTATTATGTGATGAAAAGTGGAGGAGCCCGCGCCAAGCTATCGGAATTTTATAGCCGCTGGAATGAAACCGCTGCTGCCGCGAATGGCAAGCCTGTATTGATCAGCACACAGGAGGTCAGCGGGGATGCCAATCGCAAACGGTATGTGTTCACGATCGTACGCAATATTATTGACAGCACCTACCACTCGATAGGCATGATTGCGGTTGATGCCAGCATTGAGGTCATTGAGAACATTGTTAATGATTTAGATGAGACGACGAGAGGCACAACGCTTATTTTGGATGAGGCAGGCACCGTAATTTACGATAGCGAGCAGGCCTTTCTGGCTGAAAATTTATCTGGCGATGCGCTGCTTCAGCAGGCCGAAGGGCAAAATGGCAGCTACATCGTCGATAAAAATGGCAAGGAGCAACTGGTCATTTATCGTAAATCCGAGGAATCTGGCTGGCTCACGCTCATTCTCATTCCGAAGGAGCAGGTGGAGGCCGAGGCTATTCAAACCCGCAATTACACGGGGGCGGCAGCGATTGCCATTATGACGCTGGCGCTGCTTATATCATTTGTGCTGATTTTTGCGCTGACGAAGCCGATGCGCGAGCTGGTGAAGCTGATGAAGCAGGTGCAGGCTGGCAATCTCGATGTTGCCTTTCCAGTGCGTCGCCGCGATGAGGTCGGCATGCTCGGGAATGCCTTTAACCGCATGATGGCGAGAATTCAGCTGTTGATTGAAAATATTTACCGCATCGAGCAGCGTAAAAATCAGATTGAACTGGAAAGCTTGCAACGCCAGATCAATCCTCATTTTATATACAACACGCTGGAGTCGATTCGAATGACTGCCGTGTTGAACGATGATCCAGAGGCCGCCGAGATGGTTCAGCTTTTGGGGCAGCAGCTCAGGTATAGCATTCATGCTGGTGATGAAATGGTGACGGCGAGTCAGGAATTTGAGCATTTGCGGATGTATATGCGGTTGATCAACGACCGCTTCGGTAATCGGTACCAATTGGAGCTGCCTGAGGGAGAAGCGGCCTCCAGCATACAGGTTATGAAGCTTCAGTTTCAGCCGATTGTTGAAAATTCAGTCAACCACGCGTATGAGCATTCACGTGAGAGCGAGACGATGCTCATTAGCATAGGCTGGCGAATTGTTGGCAAGGAGCAATGGTTTACCGTTGCCGATGACGGCTGCGGCATGAACGAAGCGCAGCTTCAGCAGGTACGAAATGCTTTGTCTGCTGCTGAGCCGCAAGGTCCAAGCGGAAGAGGCATTGGCCTGCGCAATGTGCATGAGCGCTTGAAGCTGCGTTTTGGCCCAAGCTATGGCCTAACGATTGAGAGCGAGCTGGGAAAGGGCACGCGGGTAACGATTCGGATGCCGCTGAATCAGGAATGA
- a CDS encoding LacI family DNA-binding transcriptional regulator, with the protein MANKVTMQQIADYLNVSKFAVSKALSGKPGVSAETREKIVSVATQLGYFARQKLKAPSASLSGDKASDRQARDTVILLVPNVRYQTRDSFFWGKIMDGITMELEEREMGTMIITEQFKNHFAQFINPSSIRGIIGVGLISSQMLLEIRSLGIPFVLVDHEDPLIPSDTLFMNNMECMRRVTNYLIGCGHRKLQFVGNTQFSRSFLDRFLGYSSMLEEHGLAQAQESALLTFEGNNRSEMTEALELIVKKMVEEAALPTAFICANDSIAICMMTVLAKLNVAVPEQCSVVGFDNIEDAAWSKPTLSTVDVQKEAFGRRAVEMLLRRLEHPGSPQEKILLSGDFVMRESTASFMKQA; encoded by the coding sequence ATGGCTAATAAAGTGACGATGCAGCAAATTGCTGACTATTTAAATGTTTCAAAATTCGCCGTTTCTAAAGCGCTTTCAGGTAAGCCGGGAGTCAGTGCGGAGACGCGTGAGAAAATCGTTAGCGTCGCTACGCAGCTCGGCTATTTTGCAAGGCAGAAGCTCAAAGCGCCTTCCGCCAGCTTAAGCGGGGATAAAGCAAGCGACCGCCAAGCCCGCGATACGGTAATATTGCTTGTGCCGAACGTGAGATACCAGACGCGGGACTCTTTTTTCTGGGGCAAAATTATGGATGGCATTACGATGGAGCTGGAGGAGCGGGAAATGGGCACGATGATCATTACCGAGCAGTTTAAAAATCATTTCGCGCAGTTTATTAACCCAAGCAGCATTCGCGGCATTATTGGCGTTGGCCTAATTTCCTCGCAAATGCTGCTAGAAATCCGCAGTTTAGGCATTCCTTTCGTGCTGGTGGATCATGAAGATCCGCTCATTCCGTCGGATACGCTGTTTATGAACAATATGGAGTGCATGCGCCGCGTAACTAATTATTTGATTGGCTGTGGTCATCGCAAGCTGCAGTTTGTTGGCAACACCCAATTTTCGCGCAGCTTTCTGGACCGTTTTCTCGGGTATAGCTCCATGCTGGAGGAGCATGGGCTTGCACAAGCGCAGGAATCGGCATTATTGACGTTTGAAGGGAATAACCGCTCGGAAATGACAGAGGCGCTGGAGCTGATTGTGAAAAAAATGGTGGAGGAAGCAGCGCTGCCGACCGCCTTCATTTGTGCAAATGATTCCATTGCGATATGCATGATGACGGTGCTCGCCAAATTAAATGTTGCCGTTCCAGAACAATGCTCGGTTGTTGGCTTTGACAATATTGAGGATGCGGCTTGGTCAAAGCCTACCCTCAGCACCGTCGACGTGCAGAAGGAGGCTTTTGGCCGCCGCGCCGTCGAAATGCTGCTGCGCCGGCTGGAGCATCCAGGCAGCCCGCAAGAGAAAATTTTGCTGTCGGGCGATTTTGTCATGCGTGAATCGACGGCAAGCTTCATGAAGCAAGCTTAA
- a CDS encoding Crp/Fnr family transcriptional regulator, whose amino-acid sequence MRTKSIERIIQGQGWLKDMFDELPEQVQNCWEVRCFHPGETVCEQGGDMVYVYILIAGELAVERKLSDGKMFRLAMLLPGDVIGDIEISLGMPFINQVETTRESTLLAIDKQRFKKWVINSPAFLRRLNDQLANKLFQQGRKTLENSFYSMQQKLLAYFYEALRHADFQKKPVYELIATREEMARQLGVAVRSVNRIMKVLKDEKLFVVKKGRLLFNQQSQQWIEQRLNSSHHATF is encoded by the coding sequence TTGCGTACAAAATCCATTGAGCGGATTATTCAGGGACAGGGCTGGCTGAAGGATATGTTTGACGAGCTCCCGGAGCAGGTGCAGAATTGCTGGGAGGTGCGATGCTTTCATCCGGGGGAGACGGTATGCGAGCAAGGCGGGGACATGGTTTATGTGTATATTTTGATTGCTGGGGAACTTGCCGTGGAACGGAAGCTGTCCGACGGAAAAATGTTCCGGTTAGCCATGCTGCTGCCAGGAGACGTCATCGGCGATATCGAAATTAGCCTAGGTATGCCGTTTATTAATCAGGTCGAGACGACACGCGAGTCTACGCTGCTAGCCATCGACAAGCAGCGCTTCAAAAAATGGGTCATCAACAGTCCCGCTTTTTTGCGCCGGCTAAATGATCAGCTAGCGAACAAGCTGTTCCAGCAGGGGAGAAAAACGCTTGAAAATAGCTTTTATTCGATGCAGCAGAAGCTGCTTGCTTATTTTTATGAGGCATTGCGTCATGCTGATTTTCAGAAAAAGCCGGTGTATGAGCTCATCGCCACACGTGAGGAAATGGCGCGCCAGCTTGGCGTGGCCGTTCGGAGTGTGAATCGGATTATGAAAGTACTTAAAGACGAGAAGCTATTCGTCGTAAAAAAAGGGCGGCTGTTGTTTAATCAGCAAAGCCAGCAGTGGATTGAGCAGAGGCTGAACAGCAGCCATCATGCGACTTTTTAA
- a CDS encoding Gfo/Idh/MocA family oxidoreductase — protein sequence MSQAKLCFIGAGFHASTNIFPSAIEAGAEIAAVSTRSLERSQAALTRFGSSGTPYDDYKQMLQKEKCDGIVVVAQPGDQMQIVMDCIKAGKHVFVDKPLGWTAKEAAVIADAAEEAGVVLMVGFMKRYAPIYLKLKELIESGELGAARSFQIRFACDSTGFSKTEEQFLKLAAIHLVDLMRGLFGEVAQIAGFNNNLGENISQSFSLKFVNGISGSVYFAGMTAWSSESESVLVTFDNGHVIAEDCKKLSIHKSPLPGSSSFQTLSEETTVLTPPASTMSGCLGDLYARGFIGEMAHFITCSKQKRTPNSSGRDNIGTMDLCDRILDALN from the coding sequence ATGAGCCAAGCAAAACTTTGTTTTATCGGTGCAGGCTTCCATGCCTCCACAAATATATTTCCTTCCGCAATCGAAGCAGGAGCTGAAATTGCAGCGGTCTCCACCCGCAGCCTTGAGCGTTCACAAGCGGCGTTGACCCGCTTCGGCAGCAGCGGCACGCCGTATGATGACTATAAGCAAATGCTGCAAAAAGAAAAGTGCGACGGTATCGTGGTGGTAGCCCAGCCAGGCGATCAAATGCAAATCGTCATGGACTGCATTAAAGCGGGCAAACATGTATTTGTCGACAAGCCGCTCGGCTGGACTGCCAAAGAAGCGGCAGTCATTGCGGACGCAGCTGAGGAGGCTGGTGTTGTGCTGATGGTTGGCTTTATGAAGCGTTATGCCCCCATATATTTAAAGCTCAAAGAGCTGATTGAATCGGGCGAGCTTGGAGCGGCACGCTCGTTCCAAATTCGTTTTGCCTGCGATAGTACGGGCTTTAGCAAGACGGAGGAGCAATTCCTGAAGCTGGCCGCTATCCATCTCGTCGATCTTATGCGCGGCTTGTTTGGCGAGGTGGCGCAGATTGCAGGCTTTAACAACAATTTGGGCGAAAATATTTCTCAGTCGTTTTCCTTGAAATTCGTGAACGGTATTTCCGGTAGCGTCTATTTTGCGGGTATGACTGCTTGGTCTAGCGAAAGTGAAAGCGTGCTGGTTACTTTTGATAATGGCCACGTCATAGCTGAAGATTGCAAGAAGCTGTCCATTCACAAATCTCCTTTGCCCGGCTCCTCGTCGTTCCAGACGCTATCCGAGGAAACAACGGTGCTGACACCGCCAGCCTCCACGATGTCCGGATGCTTAGGCGACCTTTACGCACGCGGCTTTATCGGTGAAATGGCCCATTTCATCACTTGCAGCAAGCAAAAACGGACACCGAATTCAAGCGGGCGCGATAATATTGGCACAATGGATTTATGCGACCGCATTTTGGACGCACTGAACTAG
- a CDS encoding DoxX family protein has protein sequence MLDLGLLIIRLIIGLIMIGHGCKKLFGWFGGEGIQGAAGFFEAIGLRPGAAMVVCAGLAELIGGLLFATGLSVVAGAVLLILTMIVAILKVHGSKGLWLVNGGFEYNLVMIASLLGVALAGGGAYSLM, from the coding sequence ATGTTAGATTTAGGGTTATTAATTATTCGATTGATCATTGGACTCATTATGATTGGCCATGGCTGCAAGAAGCTGTTCGGCTGGTTTGGCGGCGAAGGCATCCAGGGAGCGGCTGGCTTTTTTGAAGCGATTGGCCTGCGTCCCGGTGCAGCGATGGTCGTATGTGCTGGACTTGCCGAGCTGATTGGAGGCCTGCTATTCGCTACGGGTCTGTCGGTAGTTGCGGGAGCCGTACTGTTGATTTTGACAATGATTGTTGCTATCCTTAAAGTTCACGGCAGCAAGGGGCTCTGGTTAGTTAACGGAGGTTTTGAGTACAATTTAGTAATGATTGCTTCGCTGCTAGGTGTTGCACTTGCCGGTGGAGGCGCATATTCATTAATGTAA
- the pssA gene encoding CDP-diacylglycerol--serine O-phosphatidyltransferase yields the protein MFKNWLPSLCTLLNLGAGTLSLLFTIKGEYKLALAMVMTAALWDVLDGLLARWLHCTSDFGKQLDSLADLVSFGIAPVFLVLLYKLEASLWLGPIAAVLFLACGALRLARFNIKGQVKGFVGLPITAAGVILALAPILNSQMKPAAALALMGLLSILMVSRIPFPAFKKDYARK from the coding sequence TTGTTTAAAAACTGGCTGCCCTCCCTCTGTACGCTATTGAATTTGGGAGCTGGGACCTTATCCTTACTTTTTACGATAAAAGGCGAGTATAAGCTTGCGCTCGCTATGGTGATGACGGCGGCTTTATGGGATGTACTCGATGGACTGCTTGCCAGATGGCTTCATTGTACGAGTGACTTCGGCAAGCAGTTGGACTCGCTCGCTGATCTGGTCTCCTTCGGAATTGCACCTGTATTTCTGGTTCTGCTGTACAAGCTGGAAGCTTCATTGTGGCTAGGACCGATTGCCGCAGTATTATTTTTAGCTTGCGGCGCGCTGCGTCTGGCAAGATTTAATATTAAAGGCCAAGTGAAAGGCTTTGTGGGTTTGCCGATAACAGCTGCTGGGGTCATTTTGGCACTTGCTCCTATTTTAAATAGTCAAATGAAGCCTGCTGCCGCTCTCGCCTTAATGGGTCTGCTTTCTATCTTGATGGTCAGCCGAATTCCATTTCCAGCTTTCAAAAAAGACTACGCAAGGAAGTGA
- a CDS encoding DedA family protein gives MTFAIEMISQYGYYAVFGLLALGIIGLPVPDELLMLFIGYLSSIMVLNYSLSLLVSFMGAITGMLLSYTLGKTFGQPLIDKHGKWVGLTSKRFEKVKGWFARFGIWTLFFGYFIPGVRSMTSYISGITSMPFRKYLLITSLGSLTWVLIFVTIGYFLGASIKF, from the coding sequence ATGACTTTTGCCATAGAAATGATTTCTCAATATGGTTATTACGCCGTCTTTGGACTGCTCGCTCTCGGCATTATTGGACTCCCGGTTCCAGACGAATTATTAATGTTATTTATCGGCTATTTATCCTCGATTATGGTGTTGAACTATTCGCTTTCTCTGCTAGTCAGCTTTATGGGAGCCATAACGGGCATGCTTTTAAGCTACACCTTGGGCAAAACTTTCGGACAGCCTTTAATCGACAAGCATGGCAAATGGGTTGGCCTCACATCAAAGCGTTTTGAAAAGGTAAAGGGCTGGTTTGCTCGTTTTGGCATATGGACGTTGTTTTTCGGCTATTTCATTCCCGGTGTAAGGAGCATGACCAGCTACATTTCTGGCATTACATCCATGCCTTTCCGCAAATATTTGCTCATTACGAGCCTCGGCTCTCTGACATGGGTGCTTATCTTTGTTACAATCGGCTATTTTCTCGGCGCCAGCATTAAATTTTAA
- a CDS encoding MerR family transcriptional regulator produces the protein MEYTIQKLGYLAGVSTRTLRYYDEIGILKPSRINSSGYRIYGQHEVDLLQQILFYKELGVSLEEIKALITSPNFDVNAALREHRSRLLERRQQLDQLIANLDQTLLQKEGKQTMKDKEKFAGFKQQMLDDNEAKYGEEIRAKYGDEAVNRSNQALKNKTEAQYAEVERLGEEVLTTLASAFLTGDPAGELAQKAADLHKQWLSFYWGSYSKEAHAGVAQMYVDDERFTAYYDEKQPGSAAFLRDAVLVYTGHSS, from the coding sequence ATGGAATACACCATTCAGAAGCTAGGCTATTTAGCTGGCGTAAGTACGAGAACACTGCGTTATTACGATGAAATCGGAATATTGAAGCCGTCGCGCATCAACTCTTCGGGATACCGAATTTATGGTCAGCACGAGGTTGATCTGCTCCAGCAAATTTTATTTTATAAGGAGCTCGGCGTCAGCTTGGAGGAAATTAAAGCGCTTATTACATCGCCGAATTTCGACGTTAATGCGGCATTGCGAGAGCATCGCAGCAGGCTGCTGGAGCGCAGGCAGCAGCTTGATCAGCTTATTGCCAATCTAGACCAGACGTTATTGCAGAAGGAAGGGAAACAAACGATGAAGGATAAGGAAAAATTTGCAGGGTTCAAGCAGCAAATGTTGGATGATAATGAAGCTAAATACGGCGAAGAAATCAGAGCCAAATATGGCGACGAAGCCGTCAACCGTTCAAACCAGGCCCTTAAAAATAAGACGGAAGCGCAGTATGCTGAGGTAGAAAGGCTTGGCGAGGAAGTATTGACGACGCTGGCGTCCGCCTTCTTGACGGGTGATCCTGCTGGTGAGCTGGCACAGAAAGCAGCTGATTTGCACAAGCAATGGCTAAGCTTTTACTGGGGCAGCTACTCGAAGGAAGCACATGCTGGCGTTGCCCAAATGTACGTTGATGATGAGCGCTTCACAGCTTATTACGATGAGAAGCAGCCCGGCTCTGCTGCATTTTTACGCGATGCGGTGCTCGTCTACACAGGACATTCCTCGTAA